A single genomic interval of Alcaligenes sp. SDU_A2 harbors:
- the murD gene encoding UDP-N-acetylmuramoyl-L-alanine--D-glutamate ligase has translation MNGLTFPSIRADGVTLILGMGETGLAAARWCLAHGANVRLADTREQIQGQDELAALAGVALDSRLGEQALQAATLQDVHTVVISPGLSPLQAPIAAFLAQARQQGAEVIGEIELFARALRDLSEQGRDSQVLAVTGTNGKTTVTAMTRHILEQAGVSARAVGNISPAALAALYQALQDDALPQVWVLELSSFQLESVFSLQAHAAVVLNISQDHLDWHGDMPAYVQAKARLLGMSRLAVVNRDDPAVMAMVDDAALPTVRSFGLDRPALTGDMGLGVDGGMEWLLASDPQDFDQPVAAARRRKGDDAPAVRLPGRLNRLMPVEALQVKGRHNALNAQAALILARSLGLGWAELLNGLRSYRGEPHRVELVRVLDGVQYLDDSKGTNVGATVAALRGLDQRVWLIAGGLGKGQDFGPLAQAARGGVAEAFLIGRDAQQLALALQAQDVPHRFCDGLDAAVRQAAEQARPGDVVLLSPACASMDMFKSYHHRGLCFVAAVTELALDKGEAA, from the coding sequence ATGAATGGTCTGACTTTTCCTTCGATCCGCGCCGACGGCGTCACGCTCATCCTGGGGATGGGCGAGACAGGCCTGGCCGCTGCCCGCTGGTGCCTTGCCCACGGCGCAAACGTGCGCCTGGCCGACACGCGTGAACAGATCCAGGGACAGGACGAGTTGGCCGCTTTGGCGGGCGTAGCATTGGATAGTCGCCTGGGGGAACAGGCTTTGCAGGCGGCCACCTTGCAGGATGTGCATACGGTGGTAATCAGCCCCGGCTTGTCGCCGCTGCAGGCTCCCATCGCAGCCTTTCTGGCGCAGGCGCGTCAGCAGGGTGCCGAGGTCATCGGCGAAATTGAACTGTTTGCGCGCGCTTTGCGGGACCTGAGCGAACAGGGGCGCGACAGCCAGGTGCTGGCTGTGACCGGCACCAATGGCAAGACGACCGTGACCGCCATGACCCGCCATATTCTGGAGCAGGCCGGTGTATCCGCGCGCGCCGTTGGCAATATCAGCCCGGCGGCACTGGCAGCTTTGTACCAGGCCTTGCAGGACGATGCGCTGCCGCAGGTCTGGGTGCTGGAGCTGTCCAGCTTCCAGCTGGAAAGTGTCTTTAGTCTGCAGGCCCACGCCGCGGTGGTGCTTAATATTTCTCAGGACCATCTGGACTGGCATGGAGACATGCCGGCTTATGTCCAGGCCAAGGCCCGCTTGCTGGGCATGTCCCGGTTGGCGGTGGTCAATCGCGACGATCCGGCCGTGATGGCGATGGTCGACGATGCCGCGCTGCCAACCGTGCGCAGTTTTGGGCTGGATCGGCCCGCGCTGACCGGCGATATGGGCTTGGGCGTGGATGGCGGCATGGAGTGGTTGTTGGCCAGCGATCCGCAGGATTTCGATCAGCCCGTGGCGGCTGCGCGTCGACGTAAGGGCGACGATGCGCCCGCCGTTCGTCTGCCCGGACGCCTGAACCGCCTGATGCCGGTCGAGGCCCTGCAGGTCAAGGGGCGTCACAATGCCCTGAATGCCCAGGCCGCCTTGATTCTGGCGCGTAGTCTGGGGCTGGGGTGGGCCGAGCTGCTCAATGGCCTGCGCAGCTATCGCGGCGAACCGCATCGCGTAGAACTGGTGCGCGTGCTGGACGGCGTTCAGTATCTGGATGACAGCAAAGGCACGAATGTGGGTGCCACTGTGGCGGCTTTGCGGGGCCTGGATCAGCGCGTCTGGCTGATCGCCGGCGGACTGGGTAAGGGCCAGGATTTCGGGCCGTTGGCACAGGCGGCGCGCGGCGGCGTAGCGGAAGCGTTTCTGATCGGGCGCGATGCGCAGCAATTGGCGCTTGCTCTGCAAGCGCAGGATGTGCCGCATCGATTTTGCGATGGTCTGGACGCGGCTGTCCGGCAAGCCGCCGAACAAGCACGCCCGGGCGATGTGGTGTTGCTGTCGCCGGCCTGCGCCAGCATGGATATGTTCAAAAGCTATCACCATCGCGGCCTGTGTTTTGTGGCCGCCGTGACCGAGCTGGCCCTGGACAAGGGAGAGGCAGCATGA
- the mraY gene encoding phospho-N-acetylmuramoyl-pentapeptide-transferase produces MLLELARWLSDSHIRAFGVFEYITLRAILACATALAIGLLCGPWVIRKLTELKIGQAVRAYGPESHLQKNGTPTMGGVLILISIGVSTLLWADWTNRFVWVVLLVTFGFGWIGWADDYKKVVNRDPEGMSSRQKFFWQALIGVVAAVYLSFAVSVPASTDLWPLFKEWVLSGFSMPLPAQADLIVPFFKSVSYPLGVLGFVVLTWAVIVGSSNAVNLTDGLDGLAIMPTVMVGSALGIFAYVVGRVDYSKYLLFPYIPGAGELMVICAAIAGAGLAFLWFNAYPAQVFMGDVGALALGGALGAIAVIVRQEIVLFIMGGVFVVETLSVMLQVTWFKYTKMRYGQGRRIFRMAPLHHHFEVSGWKETQVVVRFWIITMMLVMLGLSTLKLR; encoded by the coding sequence ATGCTTCTTGAACTGGCGCGCTGGTTGTCGGATTCCCATATTCGCGCCTTCGGTGTGTTCGAATACATTACGCTGCGCGCCATTCTGGCGTGCGCAACCGCCCTGGCCATTGGCCTGCTGTGCGGGCCCTGGGTGATTCGCAAACTGACCGAACTGAAGATCGGACAGGCGGTGCGTGCCTATGGCCCGGAGTCGCACCTGCAAAAGAACGGTACGCCCACGATGGGCGGCGTGCTCATTCTTATCTCTATCGGCGTCAGCACCTTGCTGTGGGCCGACTGGACCAACCGTTTCGTCTGGGTCGTCTTGTTGGTGACTTTCGGCTTTGGCTGGATAGGTTGGGCCGACGATTACAAAAAAGTCGTCAACCGCGATCCCGAGGGTATGTCTTCGCGCCAGAAGTTCTTCTGGCAAGCCCTGATCGGCGTAGTGGCGGCGGTCTACCTGAGCTTTGCCGTGTCCGTGCCGGCCAGCACCGATCTGTGGCCGCTGTTCAAGGAATGGGTGCTCAGCGGCTTTTCCATGCCGCTGCCCGCGCAGGCCGATCTGATCGTGCCGTTTTTCAAGTCGGTCAGCTACCCGCTGGGCGTGCTGGGTTTCGTGGTGCTGACCTGGGCCGTGATCGTCGGCTCCAGCAATGCCGTCAACTTGACTGACGGTCTGGATGGACTGGCCATCATGCCCACCGTCATGGTCGGTAGCGCCCTGGGTATCTTCGCCTACGTCGTGGGCCGTGTGGATTATTCCAAGTACCTGTTGTTCCCTTATATTCCCGGCGCAGGCGAACTGATGGTGATTTGCGCTGCCATTGCCGGCGCGGGTCTGGCTTTCCTGTGGTTCAACGCCTATCCCGCTCAGGTTTTTATGGGTGATGTGGGTGCCTTGGCTCTGGGTGGTGCGCTGGGGGCCATTGCCGTGATTGTGCGCCAGGAAATCGTGCTGTTCATCATGGGAGGGGTGTTCGTGGTGGAAACTCTGTCCGTGATGTTGCAGGTGACCTGGTTCAAGTACACCAAGATGCGCTATGGGCAGGGCAGGCGCATATTCCGGATGGCACCGCTGCACCACCACTTCGAGGTGAGCGGCTGGAAAGAAACACAAGTGGTGGTCCGCTTCTGGATCATCACCATGATGCTGGTCATGCTGGGCCTGTCTACCTTGAAACTGCGATGA
- the murF gene encoding bifunctional UDP-N-acetylmuramoyl-L-alanyl-D-glutamate--2,6-diaminopimelate ligase MurE/UDP-N-acetylmuramoyl-tripeptide--D-alanyl-D-alanine ligase MurF — protein MNAAAVLEWLAQHVAPTADLCLDSRQIKAGDVFFACLGHGGDGRQYEAQAVRQGAVAIVREQSEQAADPGVPVLQVAGLNALLGEVAHQWWGRPSESMTIVAVTGTNGKTSSVQWVASALNHSHVPCGTIGTLGVTLPDGSNLGGVLTTPDVLTMHRSLAAIRAQGGNAVALEASSIGLEQGRLDGVRIDIAGFTNLTHDHLDYHETMQAYKEAKLRLFGWPGLRSAVVNADDEMGRELMQAELSARVVSYSMSQPDVDLLADDVHTGADGQVFNLITPHGTAQILTHLLGEHNVANLLLVAGVLQEVGWPVSKIARIMAKLVSVPGRLQIVDPLIAAGRQQPVPLVVVDYAHTADALERALEALRDVAKVRGGKLVCVFGCGGNRDTAKRPVMGEIAARLADSVIVTTDNPRFEDPAEIIRQILAGMPGTAHVQADRARAILASVWAAKPNDIVLLAGKGHETYQEVRGERHVFDDRDWAQAALCWLRGARLNSDTRKLTKGDIFLALHGEQFDGHDYLDKAKEQGAAAAIVAQRQASVDLPQIVLGDTRHALLALADQWRARFAIPLIGVTGSNGKTTTKEMIAAILRTWLGEAHSLATQGNLNNDLGVPLSVLRLTPDHKAAVLEMGMNHPGEIAVLAAIVRPTIALVNNAQREHQEFMHSVEAVARENGTVIDFLPPDGQLVIPADDEFSALWAEQAAERRVLRFGLSGQEDVFAADMFVEPARTRFVLNVAGRSAAVALNSPGLHNLRNALAAAACAHAAGAPLEAIVQGLESFRPVSGRMQPKLLSTGYQLIDDTYNANPDSVRAAIEVLAQLTGRKVLVLGNMAEVGENSSELHAEVGAYAKERGVDELLTLGGDASHAAQAFGARAHQFNGFEDMVAYLLALEPAHILVKGSRSARMERVVAALENHFSNLEGATNAS, from the coding sequence ATGAATGCCGCAGCAGTATTGGAATGGCTGGCGCAGCATGTCGCGCCGACGGCAGACTTGTGCCTGGACTCCCGTCAGATCAAGGCAGGGGATGTGTTTTTCGCATGCCTGGGGCATGGCGGCGATGGCCGACAGTACGAGGCGCAGGCCGTGCGGCAGGGGGCAGTGGCGATTGTGCGCGAACAAAGTGAACAAGCCGCCGATCCGGGTGTGCCTGTTCTGCAGGTGGCCGGACTGAACGCCTTGCTGGGCGAAGTCGCCCACCAGTGGTGGGGCCGTCCCTCCGAATCCATGACCATCGTCGCCGTTACCGGCACGAATGGCAAGACCTCCAGTGTGCAGTGGGTCGCCTCGGCCCTGAATCATTCGCACGTTCCCTGCGGCACCATAGGCACTTTGGGCGTGACCTTGCCCGATGGCTCGAACCTGGGCGGTGTGCTGACCACGCCCGATGTGCTGACGATGCATCGCAGTCTGGCTGCGATTCGCGCTCAGGGCGGCAATGCCGTGGCGCTGGAAGCGTCTTCGATCGGCCTGGAGCAAGGCCGTCTGGATGGCGTGCGTATCGATATTGCCGGCTTTACCAATCTGACCCACGACCATCTGGACTATCACGAGACCATGCAGGCCTACAAAGAGGCCAAGCTGCGTTTGTTCGGCTGGCCGGGCCTGCGTAGCGCCGTGGTCAATGCCGACGATGAAATGGGCCGCGAATTGATGCAGGCCGAACTGTCGGCGCGTGTGGTTTCGTATTCGATGAGCCAGCCAGACGTGGATCTGCTGGCCGACGATGTACACACCGGTGCCGACGGACAGGTATTTAACCTGATCACGCCCCACGGCACAGCGCAGATCCTGACCCATCTGTTGGGCGAACACAATGTCGCCAATCTGTTGCTGGTCGCCGGCGTGTTGCAGGAGGTGGGCTGGCCTGTCTCTAAGATCGCTCGCATCATGGCTAAATTAGTATCCGTGCCAGGGCGTTTACAGATCGTCGATCCTTTGATTGCGGCCGGACGTCAGCAGCCGGTTCCTCTGGTTGTTGTCGATTACGCGCACACTGCCGATGCGCTGGAGCGCGCGTTGGAGGCCTTGCGCGATGTGGCCAAGGTGCGCGGTGGCAAGCTGGTCTGCGTCTTTGGTTGCGGCGGTAACCGCGATACGGCCAAACGGCCTGTCATGGGCGAGATCGCAGCCCGTTTGGCCGACTCAGTCATCGTGACCACCGATAACCCGCGTTTCGAGGACCCGGCCGAGATCATCCGCCAGATACTGGCTGGCATGCCGGGCACTGCGCATGTGCAGGCTGATCGCGCGCGCGCCATTCTGGCCTCGGTATGGGCGGCCAAGCCCAACGATATCGTCTTGCTTGCCGGCAAGGGGCACGAAACCTATCAAGAGGTGCGCGGCGAGCGCCATGTGTTCGATGACCGCGATTGGGCGCAGGCCGCATTGTGCTGGTTGCGTGGCGCGCGCCTGAACAGCGATACCCGCAAGCTGACCAAGGGAGATATTTTCCTGGCTCTGCACGGCGAACAGTTCGACGGCCATGACTACCTGGACAAAGCCAAAGAGCAGGGCGCTGCGGCAGCGATTGTGGCCCAACGTCAGGCGTCGGTGGATCTGCCCCAGATCGTGCTGGGCGATACGCGCCATGCATTGCTGGCGCTGGCTGACCAATGGCGGGCCCGTTTTGCCATTCCCCTGATCGGTGTCACCGGCAGCAATGGCAAGACCACGACCAAGGAAATGATCGCCGCCATTTTGCGTACCTGGCTGGGCGAAGCCCACAGTCTGGCAACACAAGGTAACCTGAACAATGATCTGGGCGTGCCATTGTCGGTTTTGCGTTTGACCCCGGACCATAAGGCGGCTGTTCTGGAAATGGGCATGAACCATCCCGGCGAGATCGCCGTGCTGGCGGCCATCGTGCGCCCTACGATCGCCCTGGTCAACAATGCTCAGCGCGAACACCAGGAATTCATGCACAGTGTGGAAGCGGTGGCGCGCGAAAATGGCACTGTCATCGACTTTCTGCCGCCGGATGGGCAACTGGTCATTCCGGCCGACGATGAGTTCAGTGCGCTGTGGGCCGAGCAGGCCGCCGAGCGCCGTGTGTTGCGTTTTGGCCTGAGCGGACAGGAGGACGTGTTTGCCGCGGATATGTTCGTCGAGCCGGCGCGCACCCGTTTTGTGCTGAATGTGGCCGGTCGCAGCGCAGCGGTGGCGTTGAACTCTCCGGGTCTGCACAATCTGCGCAATGCGCTGGCGGCGGCGGCTTGCGCGCATGCGGCCGGCGCGCCGCTGGAGGCGATTGTGCAAGGGCTGGAAAGTTTCCGTCCTGTATCCGGGCGTATGCAGCCCAAGCTGCTGTCCACGGGCTATCAACTGATCGACGATACCTACAATGCCAATCCCGATTCCGTGCGCGCTGCTATCGAAGTGTTGGCACAACTGACGGGGCGTAAAGTGCTGGTGCTGGGCAATATGGCCGAAGTGGGCGAGAACAGCTCCGAGCTGCACGCCGAAGTCGGTGCCTATGCCAAGGAGCGCGGCGTAGACGAATTGCTGACGCTGGGCGGCGATGCCAGCCATGCCGCGCAGGCGTTTGGTGCCCGCGCCCATCAGTTCAATGGCTTCGAGGATATGGTGGCCTATCTGCTGGCCCTGGAGCCTGCCCACATTCTGGTCAAGGGTTCGCGTAGCGCGCGCATGGAGCGCGTGGTTGCCGCCCTGGAAAACCATTTTTCCAATCTTGAAGGGGCGACGAATGCTTCTTGA